One stretch of Segatella copri DNA includes these proteins:
- a CDS encoding RagB/SusD family nutrient uptake outer membrane protein — MKKLYTMVLAAALVGTFTSCDDFLDYTPTAVVDEDKAFSEPDKMVNSAYAMLGDCWFSYPFNLWPYGDLSSDDCLKGGGGTGDTGYHDVEIWSTLTSTKGELDELWYRLYCAVSRCNRALVSLQQNGESTLGAEVTKQREAEVRFLRAHFYFKLLTMYRQIPWIDEKVYEDKTTESTSNTQFTYEELWQKVIADFQAAYDVLPAKQKDGGRVNKIAAAGYLAKCYLTIAWGDGYEATDGVDHINKEYMQKVVDYTDVVKNSDYGYMADFGDIFLPDNKNSKESVFAVQASDYSEDHTTFGRGNWSNVLNGCWGMWSCGWDFHKPSQDLVNAFKTKNGLPEFDDYNKTCDYPVNGEPNSQKWDPRLFHTVGMPTFPYKYESEYTMTTANSRTPNVYGYYTSLKEVPQRSKGETFNGSWQAFAMNDYVLRYSDIMLMRAEALIELGRLAEARTIINDIRQRAKNSVDKHIEYAKDQCDIALYPESYFQDKETARKCLRWERRLEMAMENGRFFDLRRWGIASETLNKYFESERKDQYGEQTYAQYLKDAKFTPGKNEFYPVPYNQLYYIPGLYKQNKGYE; from the coding sequence ATGAAAAAGTTATATACAATGGTGCTTGCAGCAGCACTGGTAGGAACATTCACCAGTTGTGATGATTTCCTGGATTACACCCCAACAGCTGTGGTTGATGAAGACAAGGCTTTCAGCGAGCCAGACAAGATGGTAAACAGTGCCTATGCGATGTTGGGCGACTGTTGGTTTTCTTACCCATTCAACCTTTGGCCATATGGTGACCTTTCTTCAGACGATTGCTTGAAAGGTGGCGGTGGCACCGGTGACACCGGTTATCACGATGTGGAGATCTGGAGTACCTTGACCTCTACTAAGGGCGAACTCGACGAGTTATGGTATCGTCTCTATTGTGCCGTTTCCCGTTGCAACCGTGCCTTGGTTTCTTTACAGCAGAATGGTGAGAGCACACTGGGTGCTGAGGTAACCAAGCAGCGTGAGGCAGAGGTTCGCTTTCTCCGTGCTCATTTCTATTTCAAGTTACTTACCATGTATCGTCAGATTCCTTGGATAGACGAGAAGGTTTATGAGGATAAAACAACAGAGAGCACATCAAACACTCAGTTTACTTACGAGGAATTGTGGCAGAAGGTGATAGCTGACTTCCAGGCAGCATACGATGTACTTCCTGCTAAGCAGAAGGATGGCGGTCGTGTCAACAAGATTGCTGCCGCAGGTTATCTGGCTAAGTGTTATCTTACCATTGCCTGGGGTGATGGCTATGAGGCAACCGATGGTGTTGACCATATTAATAAGGAGTATATGCAGAAGGTTGTCGACTATACTGATGTGGTGAAGAATTCAGACTATGGTTACATGGCAGACTTCGGCGACATCTTCCTGCCTGACAATAAGAACAGCAAGGAGTCAGTTTTTGCCGTACAGGCTTCCGACTATAGCGAGGACCATACTACCTTCGGACGTGGCAACTGGTCTAACGTGCTGAATGGCTGTTGGGGTATGTGGTCTTGCGGATGGGATTTCCACAAGCCTTCACAAGACCTGGTGAATGCCTTCAAGACCAAGAACGGACTTCCTGAGTTTGATGACTACAACAAGACTTGTGATTATCCTGTAAACGGTGAGCCTAATAGTCAGAAATGGGATCCACGTTTGTTCCATACAGTAGGAATGCCTACCTTCCCATATAAATATGAGTCAGAATACACGATGACTACGGCCAACTCTCGTACACCAAACGTTTATGGTTACTATACCTCTCTGAAGGAAGTACCACAGCGTTCTAAGGGTGAGACATTCAATGGCTCTTGGCAGGCGTTTGCCATGAACGACTACGTGCTCCGTTATAGCGACATCATGTTGATGCGCGCTGAGGCTTTGATAGAGTTGGGCCGTCTGGCTGAGGCTCGTACCATCATCAACGATATCCGTCAGAGAGCCAAGAATTCTGTGGATAAGCATATTGAATATGCCAAGGATCAATGTGATATAGCCCTCTATCCTGAGTCTTATTTCCAGGATAAGGAGACGGCAAGAAAGTGCCTTCGTTGGGAGCGTCGTCTGGAAATGGCTATGGAGAACGGCCGCTTCTTCGACTTGCGCCGCTGGGGCATTGCTTCTGAGACACTGAACAAGTATTTCGAATCTGAGAGGAAAGATCAGTATGGAGAGCAAACATACGCACAATACTTGAAGGATGCCAAGTTCACACCGGGCAAGAACGAGTTCTATCCGGTTCCATATAACCAGCTGTATTACATTCCTGGTCTGTATAAGCAGAATAAGGGATACGAATAA
- a CDS encoding DUF4980 domain-containing protein codes for MKKIFISALVALCGFTASYAQQASFLSNNHCLYRISQESQNQKCLLLPVQEDAEMANIKVIADNKQVKAFNVKLAKDHVDYFVPLYMDEFAGLKGLALDIHVNGDYSKEGLNALTCWKEMKFSDTFDMKNREQYRPDFHHTPVYGWMNDPNGMFYKDGVWNLYFQYNPYGSQWENMTWGHSTSTDLVHWKFQGAPIQPDAIGTIFSGSAVVDKNNTAGLGKGAVVALYTSAGENQTQSMAYSTDNGKTFTKYEGNPVITSNVPDFRDPHVFWNEDIKKWNMILAAGQHMEIYSSDNLKDWKYESSFGEKYGNHGGVWECPDLMKMKVRGTDKEKWMLICNINPGGPSGGSATQYFVGDFDGHKFTCDSKPEVTKWMDYGKDHYATVTFDNAPEGRRVAIAWMSNWQYANQVPTQQYRSGNSIPRDLGLFEYKGETYCSVVPSPEMTAARSKEAGKKLTESCEMVVSLKGNATITLSNDKGEKVVMNYDAKAETFSMDRTKSGKVDFSKDFAAVTKAPTYGKISQLRIFIDKSSIEALDADGKMSMTNLVFPSKPYNKVTVKGKGKYQVYDIK; via the coding sequence ATGAAAAAGATATTTATTTCAGCGCTTGTCGCTCTTTGCGGTTTCACCGCCAGTTATGCCCAGCAGGCTTCCTTCTTGAGCAATAATCACTGTCTCTATCGCATCAGCCAGGAGAGTCAGAACCAGAAGTGTCTCTTGCTCCCTGTACAGGAGGATGCTGAGATGGCAAATATCAAGGTGATTGCTGACAACAAGCAGGTGAAAGCCTTCAATGTGAAGTTGGCTAAAGACCACGTAGATTATTTCGTACCTCTCTATATGGATGAGTTTGCTGGCTTGAAAGGCTTGGCTCTCGATATCCATGTCAATGGCGATTATAGCAAGGAAGGACTGAATGCCCTCACTTGCTGGAAAGAGATGAAGTTCTCTGATACTTTCGATATGAAGAATCGCGAGCAGTATCGTCCGGATTTCCATCACACTCCTGTTTACGGATGGATGAACGACCCTAACGGTATGTTCTATAAGGATGGCGTATGGAATCTCTATTTCCAGTATAATCCTTACGGATCACAGTGGGAGAATATGACCTGGGGACATTCTACATCTACCGACTTGGTACATTGGAAGTTCCAGGGTGCCCCTATCCAGCCAGATGCAATTGGTACCATTTTCAGCGGTTCTGCCGTTGTGGATAAGAATAATACCGCTGGTTTGGGCAAGGGTGCTGTTGTGGCTCTCTACACTTCGGCTGGTGAGAACCAGACACAGAGCATGGCTTACAGCACAGATAATGGCAAGACCTTTACTAAATATGAGGGAAATCCGGTCATCACCAGCAATGTGCCCGACTTCCGCGATCCTCACGTGTTTTGGAATGAGGATATCAAGAAGTGGAATATGATTCTGGCTGCCGGTCAGCACATGGAAATCTATTCTTCAGATAACTTGAAAGATTGGAAATACGAAAGCTCTTTCGGTGAGAAGTATGGCAACCATGGCGGCGTTTGGGAATGCCCAGACCTGATGAAGATGAAGGTTCGTGGCACCGATAAGGAGAAGTGGATGCTCATCTGCAACATCAACCCTGGCGGTCCATCCGGTGGTTCAGCAACCCAGTATTTCGTAGGTGATTTCGACGGACACAAGTTTACTTGCGACAGCAAGCCAGAGGTAACCAAGTGGATGGATTACGGAAAGGATCATTATGCTACAGTTACTTTTGATAACGCACCAGAAGGTCGCCGTGTGGCTATCGCCTGGATGAGCAACTGGCAGTATGCCAACCAGGTTCCAACCCAGCAGTACCGTTCAGGCAACTCTATTCCTCGCGACTTAGGTCTCTTCGAGTATAAGGGTGAAACTTATTGCAGCGTGGTTCCATCTCCTGAGATGACAGCAGCAAGAAGCAAGGAGGCTGGCAAGAAACTCACAGAATCTTGCGAGATGGTAGTGAGCCTGAAGGGAAATGCTACTATCACTTTGAGCAACGACAAGGGCGAGAAGGTAGTGATGAACTACGATGCCAAGGCAGAAACCTTCTCAATGGATAGAACCAAGAGTGGTAAGGTGGATTTCAGCAAGGACTTCGCTGCAGTCACCAAAGCTCCAACCTACGGCAAGATCAGCCAGCTGCGTATCTTCATCGACAAGAGCAGCATCGAGGCTCTGGATGCTGACGGCAAGATGTCCATGACCAATCTCGTGTTCCCAAGCAAGCCTTACAACAAGGTTACTGTAAAGGGAAAGGGTAAGTACCAGGTTTACGACATCAAGTAA
- a CDS encoding MFS transporter codes for MNKSSKLSIIPVMLCFFAMGFVDLVGIASNYVKEDLNLNDATANLFPSLVFFWFLIFSVPTGILMNKIGRKKTVLLSLLVTVISLLLPIFGENFELMLVSFSLLGIGNALMQTSLNPLVSVVTSGQNLASTLTFGQFVKAIASFLAPYIAMWGAMASIPTFGLGWRILFPIYMVIGIAATFFLAGTPIEEEKNEGKASGFGECFKLLGKPIVLLSFIGIMCHVGIDVGTNTTAPKILMERLGWTLNEAAFATSLYFIFRTIGCFTGTVFLRMMKTRTFFVISVVMMALSMIGMWVGESKMMLYIAIALVGYGNSNVFSMIFSQALLAMPDKKNEVSGLMIMGLFGGTVFPLIMGFASDTWGQAGAVAVMAVGVAYLFTYIRKL; via the coding sequence ATGAATAAATCATCAAAGTTATCAATCATCCCGGTGATGCTCTGTTTCTTCGCCATGGGATTTGTAGATTTGGTAGGCATCGCCTCCAACTACGTAAAGGAAGATCTCAACCTCAATGATGCAACAGCCAATCTGTTCCCATCGCTGGTATTCTTCTGGTTTCTCATCTTCTCGGTTCCAACAGGAATCCTGATGAATAAGATAGGTAGAAAGAAGACTGTACTCCTGTCTTTGCTCGTTACCGTTATCTCACTCCTTTTGCCCATCTTTGGCGAAAACTTTGAGCTGATGCTCGTGTCATTCTCATTGCTCGGCATCGGAAATGCCTTGATGCAGACATCCCTGAACCCACTGGTTTCGGTGGTGACATCAGGTCAGAACCTGGCATCCACATTGACCTTCGGTCAGTTCGTTAAGGCGATAGCTTCCTTCCTGGCTCCATACATCGCTATGTGGGGCGCCATGGCAAGCATTCCAACCTTCGGTTTGGGCTGGAGAATCCTCTTCCCAATCTATATGGTTATCGGAATCGCAGCTACCTTCTTCCTGGCTGGTACACCTATCGAGGAGGAGAAGAACGAGGGTAAGGCGTCTGGCTTTGGCGAGTGCTTCAAGTTGCTCGGCAAACCTATCGTGCTGCTTTCCTTCATCGGTATCATGTGTCATGTAGGCATCGATGTGGGTACCAATACCACAGCTCCTAAAATTCTGATGGAGCGTCTGGGATGGACGCTGAACGAGGCTGCCTTCGCTACATCGCTCTACTTCATCTTCCGTACCATCGGATGTTTCACCGGTACCGTTTTCCTCCGCATGATGAAGACCCGCACTTTCTTCGTCATCAGCGTAGTGATGATGGCTCTGAGTATGATAGGCATGTGGGTAGGCGAGAGCAAGATGATGCTTTATATCGCCATCGCCCTGGTGGGATATGGCAACTCTAACGTGTTCTCCATGATTTTCTCTCAGGCACTTCTTGCCATGCCTGATAAGAAGAACGAGGTGAGTGGACTGATGATCATGGGACTCTTCGGTGGTACCGTCTTCCCTTTGATTATGGGCTTTGCCAGCGATACTTGGGGGCAGGCTGGTGCTGTGGCTGTCATGGCTGTGGGAGTCGCTTATCTCTTCACTTATATCCGCAAGTTATAA
- a CDS encoding carbohydrate kinase family protein produces the protein METKNLNTKYCVGLGEILFDVLPSGSQLGGAPANFAYHAGQHGLHSVAVSAVGKDALGDTALRLLDEKKLKYVMPEVDYPTGTVQVQLDKEGVPTYDIKQGVAWDNIPFTSDIREIAANAGAVCWGSLAQRSEVSRKTIYTFLDHTPEDCLKIFDINLRQNFYTPEVITESLKRCNVLKINDEELITIGRLFGYPGLDIENKCWLILGKYNLDMLVLTCGVNGSYVFAPGVKSFQETPKVEVADTVGAGDSFTGTFCASILKGKSIQEAHELAVKVSAYVCTQNGAMPQIPDEYTR, from the coding sequence ATGGAAACAAAGAATTTGAATACAAAATATTGTGTAGGTTTGGGCGAAATCCTCTTTGATGTTCTCCCTAGTGGTTCTCAACTCGGCGGTGCTCCTGCCAACTTCGCTTATCATGCAGGTCAGCATGGTTTGCATTCTGTAGCCGTGAGTGCTGTGGGCAAGGATGCTCTGGGCGATACAGCTCTCCGCCTGCTCGATGAGAAGAAGCTCAAGTATGTGATGCCTGAGGTAGATTATCCTACCGGTACTGTTCAGGTGCAGCTTGATAAGGAGGGCGTTCCGACTTACGATATCAAGCAGGGTGTAGCCTGGGATAATATCCCGTTCACCAGTGATATCAGGGAGATTGCTGCCAATGCTGGAGCTGTATGCTGGGGCTCTCTGGCTCAGCGCAGTGAGGTTAGCCGTAAGACCATCTATACGTTCCTCGACCATACTCCAGAGGATTGTCTGAAGATTTTCGACATCAATCTCCGTCAGAACTTCTATACTCCAGAGGTGATTACCGAGAGCTTGAAGCGCTGCAATGTGTTGAAGATTAACGATGAGGAGTTGATTACCATCGGACGTCTCTTTGGTTATCCAGGTTTGGATATCGAGAACAAGTGCTGGCTGATTCTCGGCAAGTATAATCTCGATATGCTCGTGCTGACCTGCGGTGTAAACGGCAGTTATGTCTTTGCTCCGGGTGTGAAGTCATTCCAGGAGACTCCAAAGGTTGAGGTGGCTGATACCGTAGGTGCTGGCGACAGCTTTACCGGTACATTCTGTGCCAGCATTCTGAAGGGCAAGAGCATTCAGGAGGCTCACGAACTTGCCGTAAAGGTAAGTGCCTACGTTTGTACCCAGAATGGAGCGATGCCTCAGATTCCTGATGAATACACCCGTTAA
- a CDS encoding branched-chain amino acid aminotransferase, translating into MKDLDWSNLSFGYRQTDYNVRCYYRDGKWGEIEVCSDEYLKLHMAATCLHYGQEAFEGLKAYRCPDGKVRVFRMDENAARLQSTCRGIMMPEVPTEMFEEMVKKVVRLNQEWIPTYESGATLYIRPLLIGTSAQVGVHPSKEYCFLIFVTPVGPYFKGGFSTNPYVIIRDFDRSAPLGTGIYKVGGNYAASLRANNIAHEKGYACEFYLDAKEKKYMDECGAANFFGIKNNTYVTPKSTSILPSITNKSLMQLAEDLGMKVERRQIPEDELETFEEAGACGTAAVISPISYIDDLDTGKRYNFGEKPGPISKHLYDTLRGIQYGTIEDKHGWTTVVIE; encoded by the coding sequence ATGAAAGACTTAGATTGGTCTAATTTGTCATTTGGCTATCGCCAGACTGACTACAATGTTCGCTGTTACTATCGCGACGGCAAATGGGGCGAAATAGAAGTTTGCTCTGATGAGTATTTGAAATTGCACATGGCTGCAACCTGTCTGCACTATGGTCAGGAGGCATTCGAGGGCTTGAAGGCTTATCGTTGCCCAGACGGTAAGGTGCGCGTGTTCCGTATGGACGAGAACGCTGCCCGCTTGCAGAGCACATGTCGTGGTATCATGATGCCAGAGGTGCCTACAGAAATGTTCGAGGAAATGGTGAAGAAGGTGGTCCGCCTGAACCAGGAGTGGATTCCTACCTACGAGAGTGGTGCTACGCTCTATATCCGTCCGCTGCTCATCGGTACAAGTGCTCAGGTGGGTGTTCATCCTTCTAAGGAGTATTGCTTCCTTATCTTCGTAACTCCAGTGGGTCCATACTTCAAGGGTGGATTCTCTACCAACCCATACGTCATCATCCGTGATTTCGACCGTTCTGCTCCTCTCGGAACAGGTATCTATAAGGTGGGTGGAAACTATGCTGCTTCTCTCAGAGCCAACAATATCGCTCACGAGAAGGGTTATGCATGCGAGTTCTATCTTGATGCCAAGGAGAAGAAATACATGGATGAGTGTGGTGCTGCCAACTTCTTCGGAATCAAGAATAATACATACGTTACTCCTAAGAGTACATCTATCCTCCCTTCTATCACCAACAAGAGTCTGATGCAGTTGGCTGAGGATCTCGGTATGAAGGTAGAGCGCCGACAGATTCCTGAGGATGAGTTGGAGACCTTCGAGGAGGCTGGTGCATGCGGTACTGCTGCCGTAATCAGTCCTATCAGCTACATTGATGACTTGGATACAGGCAAGCGCTACAACTTCGGTGAGAAGCCAGGTCCTATCTCTAAGCACCTCTATGATACGCTCCGCGGAATCCAGTATGGTACCATCGAGGACAAGCATGGTTGGACAACCGTAGTTATTGAGTAA
- a CDS encoding glycosyl hydrolase 115 family protein, which produces MKYKKIILGVALALACFSSLNANALTETKVKKTETQTAAPNVYWTDGYGRVSYTTNSIISPVVKIALKEFAGDMKAVTGFDAKEKSGAPIQIYQLDQLTNKEFSAVEKLGAPLHLIITAKDAFYIGTRKGKLIVIGSNARGTAYAIMKLSELAGVSPLAAWNDLQPAQRKSLYTPVDQQWIEVPRIEFRGLALNNSQWMKPQNYSRIARLMLRLRANTLWQVDGRHEAAYNKAVVDSFDICVAENYKVTEFVGKKHKKKHRKTIENVKLVCSDAQMEMSNLSPGLLLEMLNSKDYLESKNAQHGKSHRSAAHNDEDCAWIANITNPKQSTFQLAMMMNLAWNKNALKAGCKTYIQNTLNAFFGAITGKKIMPLMEEYYRLTSIRHSAYMAMPYGDTEFHSGEFGNELERFLYRYDLLKAKTESIERMLPQNQKDGFFEVVKYPIFLAAFVAEKELEAQEARHIARPGLFNKDDEAKAAAAVSIDAYNKLKQLNAYYSRIRNGKWKNFILTNGAEMQAPQIPGTLPAADIKRLKADAFDRNNDLKPLSVVTGDIIAKNAYEWSKATESPLAQAAVRGAEKITVRPLLGHSGKAVKLPKGASLSYDFYCDKSGDARFTIAAIPCFLNAVKNMRVSVSIDRGEPVICQLKEVYNSKDWKFDLWRGQTLKSFYVTLPDGSHNVTIKALDDNVMIDQWVLDYDVDREYYVFPVAK; this is translated from the coding sequence ATGAAATATAAAAAGATTATATTAGGCGTAGCCTTGGCTCTGGCCTGCTTCTCTAGCCTGAATGCCAACGCGCTGACCGAAACCAAAGTGAAGAAGACGGAAACTCAGACCGCAGCACCCAACGTTTACTGGACCGACGGCTACGGAAGAGTATCTTATACCACCAACTCTATCATTTCGCCGGTAGTAAAAATTGCCCTCAAGGAGTTTGCGGGCGATATGAAAGCCGTAACCGGATTCGATGCGAAAGAAAAATCAGGTGCTCCGATACAGATTTACCAGCTCGACCAGCTCACCAACAAGGAGTTTTCGGCAGTAGAAAAACTCGGTGCGCCGCTGCATCTTATTATCACCGCAAAGGATGCTTTCTACATCGGTACGAGGAAAGGGAAACTCATCGTTATCGGAAGCAACGCCCGCGGAACGGCTTACGCCATCATGAAACTCTCTGAGCTGGCTGGCGTTTCGCCTCTGGCGGCATGGAACGACCTGCAGCCTGCTCAGCGCAAGAGCCTCTATACACCCGTAGACCAGCAGTGGATAGAGGTTCCGAGAATAGAATTCAGAGGACTTGCCCTGAACAACAGCCAGTGGATGAAACCGCAGAACTACAGCCGCATCGCCCGATTGATGCTGCGCCTGAGAGCCAATACGCTGTGGCAGGTAGACGGCAGGCACGAGGCTGCTTACAACAAGGCTGTGGTAGACAGTTTCGACATCTGCGTGGCGGAAAACTACAAGGTGACGGAGTTTGTGGGCAAGAAGCACAAGAAGAAACACCGCAAAACCATCGAGAATGTGAAGCTGGTATGCTCGGATGCACAGATGGAGATGAGCAACCTCTCGCCGGGTCTGCTGCTCGAAATGCTCAACAGCAAGGATTATCTGGAGAGCAAGAATGCCCAGCACGGAAAATCGCACCGCTCTGCCGCTCACAACGACGAAGACTGTGCCTGGATAGCCAACATTACCAATCCGAAGCAGTCAACCTTCCAGCTAGCCATGATGATGAACCTGGCGTGGAATAAAAACGCCCTGAAAGCGGGTTGCAAGACGTATATCCAGAACACTCTCAACGCATTCTTTGGCGCCATTACGGGCAAGAAAATCATGCCTCTGATGGAAGAATATTACCGCCTTACCAGCATCCGCCATTCCGCATATATGGCGATGCCTTATGGTGATACTGAGTTTCATTCAGGCGAATTCGGCAACGAACTGGAGCGTTTTCTCTACCGCTACGACCTGTTGAAGGCGAAGACTGAATCCATCGAACGCATGCTGCCTCAGAACCAGAAAGACGGTTTCTTCGAGGTAGTAAAATATCCGATATTCCTGGCTGCCTTCGTAGCCGAAAAGGAGCTGGAGGCACAGGAAGCAAGACACATCGCCCGTCCGGGACTGTTTAATAAAGACGATGAGGCGAAGGCTGCAGCAGCTGTGAGCATCGATGCTTACAACAAACTGAAGCAGCTCAATGCCTACTACAGTCGCATCAGAAACGGCAAATGGAAGAATTTCATCCTTACCAACGGTGCAGAGATGCAGGCTCCACAGATTCCGGGCACACTGCCTGCTGCCGACATCAAGCGGCTGAAAGCTGATGCCTTCGACCGCAACAACGATCTCAAGCCGCTCTCTGTAGTTACCGGCGACATCATTGCCAAGAATGCCTACGAATGGAGCAAGGCTACAGAATCGCCGCTTGCCCAGGCTGCCGTAAGAGGAGCCGAGAAGATTACCGTCCGTCCGCTGTTAGGTCACAGCGGCAAGGCTGTGAAATTGCCGAAGGGAGCCAGTCTGAGCTATGATTTCTACTGCGACAAGAGCGGTGATGCGCGTTTTACCATCGCCGCAATTCCTTGCTTCCTAAACGCTGTAAAGAACATGAGGGTGAGTGTGAGCATAGACCGTGGAGAACCGGTAATCTGCCAGTTGAAGGAGGTTTATAACTCTAAGGACTGGAAGTTTGACCTGTGGCGCGGACAGACGCTGAAGAGCTTCTACGTTACGCTGCCTGACGGCAGCCATAACGTTACCATCAAGGCTTTAGACGATAATGTGATGATTGACCAATGGGTTCTGGATTACGATGTAGACAGAGAATATTACGTATTCCCAGTAGCAAAATAA
- a CDS encoding Mrp/NBP35 family ATP-binding protein: MTLYPKLIEEALATVIYPGTKKNLIESEMLADTPSINGMKVKVVLLFPRDTDPFLKSTVKAAEAAIHYHISKDVEVEIVTEFKSAPRPEVGKMLPQVKNVIAVSSGKGGVGKSTVSANLAIALAKLGYKVGLLDTDIFGPSMPKMFGVEEERPYSVHKDGRDLIEPVEKYGVKLLSIGFFVSPTTATLWRGGMACSALKQLIADADWGELDYFILDTPPGTSDIHLTLLQTLSITGAVIVSTPQQVALADARKGIDMYQNDKVNVPILGLIENMAYFTPAELPENKYYIFGKEGCKNLAKEMNVPLLAQIPIVQSICEGGDDGAPAATKVDSITGQAFLSLAQSVVTVVNRRNAEKAPTKIVSTH, encoded by the coding sequence ATGACATTATATCCAAAATTGATTGAAGAGGCGCTTGCTACGGTGATTTATCCAGGCACCAAGAAGAACCTCATAGAGAGCGAGATGCTGGCAGATACGCCTAGCATCAATGGTATGAAGGTGAAGGTGGTTCTTCTCTTTCCTCGTGATACGGATCCTTTCCTCAAGAGTACGGTGAAGGCGGCCGAGGCTGCCATCCATTATCATATTTCGAAAGATGTAGAGGTGGAAATCGTTACTGAGTTCAAGTCGGCTCCTCGTCCTGAGGTGGGAAAGATGCTGCCACAGGTGAAGAACGTCATCGCTGTGAGCTCTGGTAAGGGTGGAGTAGGCAAGAGTACCGTTTCTGCCAATCTCGCCATTGCCCTGGCTAAGTTGGGCTACAAGGTGGGCTTGCTCGATACGGATATCTTCGGTCCTTCCATGCCTAAGATGTTCGGTGTGGAGGAGGAACGTCCTTATTCTGTTCACAAGGACGGCAGAGACCTCATCGAACCTGTCGAGAAATATGGCGTGAAGCTCCTGAGTATCGGTTTCTTCGTAAGTCCTACTACGGCTACTCTGTGGCGCGGCGGAATGGCTTGTTCTGCCCTGAAGCAGCTGATTGCTGATGCTGACTGGGGTGAGTTGGATTACTTTATCCTCGATACACCTCCTGGCACAAGCGATATTCATCTTACGCTGCTCCAGACGCTTTCCATTACGGGTGCAGTTATCGTAAGTACGCCTCAGCAGGTGGCGCTTGCCGATGCGAGAAAGGGTATTGACATGTATCAGAATGATAAGGTGAATGTGCCTATCCTCGGTCTTATCGAGAACATGGCCTACTTTACGCCTGCCGAGCTGCCTGAGAACAAGTATTATATCTTTGGTAAGGAGGGTTGCAAGAATCTTGCTAAGGAGATGAATGTGCCTCTGCTCGCCCAGATTCCTATCGTTCAGAGCATCTGCGAGGGTGGTGATGATGGTGCGCCTGCTGCTACCAAGGTTGATTCCATTACCGGTCAGGCTTTCCTCAGCCTTGCTCAAAGCGTAGTAACGGTGGTGAACCGCAGAAATGCCGAGAAGGCTCCAACCAAGATTGTTAGTACACACTAA